One window from the genome of Yarrowia lipolytica chromosome 1B, complete sequence encodes:
- a CDS encoding uncharacterized protein (Compare to YALI0B20812g, similar to uniprot|P00729 Saccharomyces cerevisiae YMR297w PRC1 carboxypeptidase y serine-type protease P3.65. f3.1), translated as MKFSRSVLSTALSLALASPLLQYIPDQILASSFSFHSSNDFPEYALATKEIDPASLGLDTVSQHSGYLEVKSSGENLFYWAFESRNDPSKDPVVLWLQGGPGSSSMFALTFENGPSWFNNPEITPVHNPWSWNNNATMIYLDQPAGAGFSYVSAGGTAARTSKEAAKSVFAFLTLFFEKYMHLPRKIHISGESYAGHYVPQTTLEILRTTNKTFHVESMLCGNGMTDPLNQYTEFSVYGCDSQASGVSPALYSNETCQQTKAAQDRCIPLIQKCYDTGTNADCSYATSLCNAEILSLFDNKKNIYDVRRPCEPSKSGTCYKESDYGEAFLNNQTTRDAIGAVVPWKANNRTVYNDFTAYSGDWMRPDSVRAVTEILNGYNVPVLIFAGDKDFICNWLGQKKWLDALPWDGHAKYLKARERPWKVNHQSRGVLKQFGKLSFLRIFEAGHMVPHDQPEAASYMLQEWLTETLGIWDYKDYEWGHDGHHLK; from the coding sequence ATGAAGTTCTCTCGTTCGGTTCTCTCTACTGCCCTTTCTCTGGCACTGGCTTCTCCtttgctacagtacataccagATCAGATTCTGGcctcttctttttccttccACTCTTCGAATGATTTTCCCGAGTACGCTCTagccaccaaggagatcGATCCCGCTTCTTTAGGACTCGATACCGTGTCTCAGCACTCTGGCTACCTGGAAGTCAAGTCTTCGGGCGAAAACCTCTTCTACTGGGCGTTTGAGTCTCGAAACGACCCCTCCAAGGACCCTGTTGTTCTGTGGCTTCAGGGTGGACCGGGATCATCGTCCATGTTTGCACTGACTTTTGAAAACGGCCCCTCGTGGTTCAACAACCCCGAAATCACGCCTGTTCACAACCCCTGGTCATGGAACAACAATGCCACAATGATTTATCTTGATCAGCCTGCTGGAGCGGGTTTCTCCTACGTTTCTGCTGGCGGAACCGCGGCCCGAAcctccaaggaggctgccaaaAGCGTCTTTGCTTTCCTTACCCTCTTTTTTGAAAAGTACATGCACCTTCCGCGAAAAATCCACATTTCGGGCGAGTCTTATGCTGGCCATTATGTTCCTCAAACGACTCTGGAAATCTTGCGAACTACCAACAAGACGTTCCATGTGGAATCGATGCTCTGCGGAAACGGAATGACGGACCCCTTGAATCAGTACACCGAGTTTTCTGTCTACGGCTGTGACTCTCAAGCCTCAGGAGTGTCCCCTGCTCTCTACAGCAACGAAACCTGCCAACAAACCAAGGCTGCGCAGGATCGATGTATCCCTCTGATCCAAAAGTGCTACGATACAGGTACCAATGCAGACTGTAGTTATGCCACGTCCCTATGCAATGCTGAGATACTCTCTCTGTTCGATAACAAAAAGAACATCTACGACGTCAGACGACCTTGTGAACCTTCTAAGAGCGGAACATGCTACAAGGAGTCCGACTACGGAGAAGcgttcctcaacaaccaAACCACTCGAGACGCCATTGGAGCAGTTGTGCCCTGGAAGGCCAACAACCGAACTGTCTACAACGACTTCACCGCCTACAGCGGAGATTGGATGAGACCCGACAGTGTTCGAGCCGTGACGGAGATTCTCAACGGCTACAATGTGCCTGTTCTTATTTTCGCCGGAGACAAGGACTTCATCTGCAACTGGCTGGGCCAGAAGAAATGGCTTGATGCCCTGCCTTGGGACGGTCATGCCAAGTACCTCAAGGCTAGAGAACGGCCCTGGAAGGTTAACCATCAGAGCAGAGGTGTGTTGAAGCAGTTTGGTAAGCTCTCCTTTCTGCGAATCTTCGAGGCCGGCCACATGGTTCCTCATGACCAGCCCGAAGCTGCTTCTTACATGCTTCAAGAGTGGCTCACAGAGACGCTGGGCATCTGGGATTACAAGGACTATGAGTGGGGTCACGATGGGCATCATTTAAAATAG